The stretch of DNA TATTGAATAAACATAATGGATGTATCTCGTTTGTTTAACTTTTCTTCACCTCTACTCAAAtgcttaaatattatataaagatTCTTAGATCTTTATAAGACTAAAAATATAAGATACTTTACCTTCTCACTCTTTGTGAAATCATGAGATATTTTATTGCAGAATGACACTTTGTCGATACCGAGCTTTTCTCGTAATAATAGCGTGTGTCTTACTCTTTCCACCTCTTCCAATCTTGTCAATTTTTCTAACTCCCATTGGTGATCGAATATTAAGCTATCTCCCCGTGGTCTCCATCCATGAAGATTTTCCTCTCCTCTAACATACGTAGAGCTGGTGTCCAATACACGCCGTTGTCTCCTCTGAACGCCTGCAAAAGACAATTGCAAAAGTGGGGTGGGTACTGAATGTGAGAAAAGCGAAATGTTAAAAAGAAGTATGAATATGTTTCGTCTTGGCCAAGATTGGAAATTTCTTTGtcgaaataatttaagaaGGAATAAAACATAACGAAGAAAATTGCCAATTCGTTAATAACATGATATAATAGTCATCGTGATTGTCACCGCagcttattattatataatctAATAATGTAGTAACATCTTTCTAACAAAATATCCCCTTTCTCTAAATTTGTGCGACTATTATATCGACAAGGAGGGAAAGGATCAAGAGGGGTCTACGCTAAGGGTAGCAAGACAAACCTGGGCTACCTGCTTCCGAAGAACGACGCAAGACCAGCTCGTAAACACCACTGAGTCTGTTTGCTTCTTGATTGCGGTAGCTTCCGCTGAATAGATGCTTCAGAGAACGTGGCCCTACTCTGGCGTCTCTGCCATAAATGATCATACTCAAGTCTTTCGTGATGATCGCTGGTCTTCCACAATTCTCCAACTAAAAGAAAtgatataaagaaataaatcaaagaaCGAATCTTATGGAGGCATTTaatctctattaaatatacaACGCATAATCTATGATTAAATctctaataaatatataatacaaaacatTCAAATAAAGAGTAAACGTACCTCGAGGTAAGCAGAAATTGTCATGAAGATTTGTTCTCCGTAAGCTGTAACTCTATTGAGCAAGGCCGAATTATGAAGAGAACTATCCCACGCTGCCTCGAATCTGAACATGCATCTATCATCACCAGGTACTTCTAGATATTCGCCAGGGAAAAGCCCTAACGAAAGCACCGACGAATCATTGTCCTCTTCCTCTGGTTCTGGCGTGTTTCTAATACGTCCGACGACCAACTCTCTCACATCTTTCCATCGCAGCTCAGACGCTGGTTCGTGTACAATGGTAATTCGAATCCGACGCTGGATTCCCTGATGGAGCAAAAACAATCCACGACACGGTAGATCGTCGCTATGGTCGACCACGGATGGTACGTATTCACCGTTCGGCGCTAACTCGCAAATCTCAAACCAAACTAATACATCGTATTTCGCGTGCACGTGTGACGTGCTCGGAGATGGTAAAACACTGCCGAATTTCGGTGAACGTACGGGTTGACTGATAGGTATAGATGGCGGAAGCATTCTCTTCGGTGGTTGTCTTACGCTATGAAATACAATGCAACTGAGTTTATTCGTGATTTAAGAAAGACAATAATATCTTACCAAATCGTTATAACTAATCATCTTAAAGATTAAAGAAGACAATATCTTGTCGAACTGATAGATTtcatagaaattatttaatgcTTACTATTCCAGTTTTGCATCTTTATGCAGAGGATGTTGCTGATAGTGTCCAAAAACTTCGAAAACGATTGGTTGAGTTTTTAGATATTCCAAGAATGATTTTGTTACCGTCACCGTGATCTGAACAGTAtacgagaaaaaagaataaagaaatacATAATCGAAGTTGatcatatataaattatttctttttttttatttaatgcaaattatttgttatttcttattttaatgtaaatgTAGCTTACATTTTGTACGTGATAAAATCCAGGAGGACATCCTTTTCCTGTATTTTTTACTGGCTCAGTTGAAAATGCTTCATCGTGTCGGTGCAAGAAACTAGATATAACGCATCATAATCATACATTAACTATCAATTTCttacataaaatatctttattattgtattatatcaAACTAAACGTACTTGAATTGGCAAAAAATGTCAGCATATTCGGTGGAAATGCCCATGGCCTGTAACACGGTAACCCTGAATGTGAATTCAGAGCCAAGTTGCAAATGATCCGGTAGATCCTCTTCCTTCATGTCGCTGGAAACTGAGCTATCCCCTCTGCCACTGTCTGCATCGCCGATATCGTCTTCGTCTTTCACCTCCTTTTGCTCGTTGTGGCCCTCCACGACGCGTTCCTCGTGTAACAGAATTTGACGGTTCTTCTCAAGAGTCTGGGTTAACAgagtgttgcgtttgttctgcTTTTGATTTCCAAACAAGTCGTCCTCGAAAGAAATTCTAGCTGACTGTCTGACGCCACTTGAGTATTCACTGTTTTCCTCTTCTGGAACAAGGGTTCGTTACGAAAATCCTACGCCAGAATACTTTTTCTACAAAATATAACGCGTTTCGTGTTCTTATCGATCGCGTGCAATAAATTTCTCATTATGACTGATATAAACTGACGTAAAGACTTCTGATATTTAATACAAGCAGTGATATCCAAGTAATAAGCGTATGTATTGAAtagtatgtaaaatatattatgtatatatatttacttatttaaatGTGTATATGTGGcgaatagtaaaatatattattgtaacatcttttaaatactaaaattaaatttatatgaaCAATAGTGAAcgcgtataaatattttaatccaCAGAGCAAGGAAACGATACAACAGTAAAATTATATGACGATAacgtaattttaattacttctTTAATTACTTCTGAAATAATTGGTGGAACTGTTGTCTAATTTCATTGTATCGACATTGTTTCGCAATCAATTGTATTACTGGTAATATATATGTAGGTATACGCATTTCAACGATGCGGTTAACTTAAGATCGCCTAATCAGTCacataatatgtatttaatttccCCCATCAGAGGAAATAAAGGAGTTAAATAAACTTAAGGTAGgagataataaaagaaaatatacagACACTGATTACGTACCAACAACAGCTTGCACAGCTACACGCAAGTAGCCTTTTACGTCTCCCTTTTCGTTTACTATCGCTACTTTGTGGATCAATGGTACGGGATACATAAGATTGCTTAGATATACGAAAGACCTATGGCAACAAacaaattgtatatttattaccAACGTTTTTTTATAGAGCCATAAACGTCAAAATGCTTCGACACTACAAATACAActcaaaatgtttcatattaataaaacaaagttcattaaaatatttggTTCATTTATCAACTAGgtcgttaaatatttataaaatacaatttttggtaatggttattttgtaaaatgtacTCTTCACTGCCTCAAAAAAAAGTTtatgaagattcgtttcatctgtcaactagattgttaaacatttaaaaaaaagataatctAAAGCATAGATTTTGGAAATGTCTGATGTTTAAAAAGGTTTCTTACGAACCTGCCAACCATTCGGAACCAGGGAAAACGGTCGTAGAATGGATCACCTCCAGTGATGGACTCGATATTAAAATCCGGGGATGTCGGCGACAATTCTGCCTCGTTGTGATACATTTCTCGCATCAGTTCAAGTCTTTGTCTGCACAAAAGCGAAAACGTCGAATCTCCGTTGTTAATCGGTTCATATTTTTCTTAGCCATAAGATAAAAACGTAATCAAACATTGTCGAGAAGCACAGTGAAGGACACTCTGTACATAATACTACACCGTATGCGTGGTGTTGTGTTCGGATGTATTCGAAAGTGGTATGACAGATATTGTAGATGTTCAAATAAAGGGACATAACATGAGAATTTTAgtgtcttttatttttcttaaacgGTGACTgaaattttcgtaaaaatgCAAGTTCTATTTCATCTAAGTAATAAAGTTGATATATTAAGGACAACATTTTACATACTTCTGCTGTCCCTGTATTTTCATAGTAAGAAAGAGTTACGTTACGAGTTACGATGATATAGAACAGCTAGAATATTCTATATGATTTTTGTCAAAATTGTTCGATCATAGTTGTTTAATCATAGTTTCGTGTAATTCGCAGTGACACGTGCACGGTGAAGTCACGAAGCGATAATGTGAGAAAACTTCAGCAGCAAGGAGCGCACGTGTTCAGCGGGACGCAATTGAAACGTGTACAGGAGTTAAACCCTTCGACTAATTTTCAGTTAATGCCAATCTAATAAATTTGATTATAGATTTCTTTAGTCAATATGTAGAATATACAGACTATTTCTCTCATTTCATTCTAATCGTTGAAACTGGTACAACGAAACTCTAGACTGCCTAAAgaggaaataaaagagaaaaatgtaaatatactaaaaaataagatgcaaaataagataaaagagttttgtaaaatatacgGAGGGGTTAATTCCGCTCCGATTGTTAATATCAAACAGACTAAACACGCTTGGCCATGCAGAGATCCTTGATCAATGTACATTTTCGTTGAATTTAGCACAATTGCAAAGCGAAAGTATATTTCGTTGGTagggaagagaggaagaaTAGAGAAACTGTTTAAATCAAACAGACAGTGTACTGAGACGTAGCAGAAATACGGTGATAAGACGAGATTAAGATCGACATTTTGCACATATtcgtatatataaaaaatttaacagAGTTAGAGGATGGGCGTGAAGCGTGTGACGATAAAGAGGAAAGAGTCTCACGCGTTCGAGCACCAACCTCGAAGGCAAAAGATTTGCGAGCGAGAACTTCGGATTAGAGTAGGCGGTTAGACATTGGAAAATATCCTCTTTGGCCTCCGGAGTGCTGGGGCTCGAGTCCTCGTTGTACACGTGTCGCATCAACTCCAAGCGCTGTCTATAAGTTAACACGTATTACTTGCGTGAGTGTCCCTGTGCGGTTTCATCCAAGCACGCATCTAATTAAAAGCGATGGTAGATCTTGATCCGCGAATCCGCACTCTTATCAGTTCTTTAATCGACTCACTATTCGATCGTACGACGAATTTAAAGTGCTGCCAACACACCGATTCTGATCGTATGGCCGAGAATAAAGAAATCGATAAaggaacgatattttatttttttcgcATTTGATACTGatattagaaaaaagaaatgagatTATAAAATAGCTGGTAGCTATCATATTCGGTACAAATAATGGCAATAAGAAGAAAGGTGGCAATAAGAAAGCTTTCTGATATCTCGTTTTACTCGAGAGATATGTACTAgagtttgaaataaattatgtgactcaccctgtatatataaacataaaatgaTAAGGTAAAGCATGTTcaagaaatgaaatgtcaaataaaatgtaacacACCTAAGTTTATCGAGTGTCCAGTAATGTGTCGCGCCATTCTTCGTGTCTTGAACTTCTACAGCAACTATAGTACGCGGGAATggcctttcttcttcttcctcgtcgtcAATGACAGGTAAGAGATCCGAAGGAAGCGGCGAGTAAAGCGTATCCGTGAGCAAAGTAAACTGGAATTGTACCTAAAAAGgatatatatgatatttgtGAAGCAAAAGTAGAAAAAGCTTTTATCGCCTGGAATAGACATAAAGATgtatcgttgtgaaaaaatgaaacgacCAATGAAAtcttaaattataaaagtgaTGGTGAGGTACGAAACAAGCGGATGgaattaataaaacaaaatatcagTGATGAATAAAAGATTAAACAATTAGATCAACAAAGGATCGATATGGGAATGTAAAGTCATTACTTGCGAATACAAAGTATTTTTTTGACTATTAGAACGTCAAAAAGGGGGTACGCAAAAGTGCATTAattgtgaaatttgaaaatctgTTAAGTTTCAGTAATTCAGgcttaaattaatattatgacCGATGACTGATTAACAAAAAGcttttttcgaataatttattttgaaatatttgattatcTTTGTGAAACTGATCAAATGTTCATGATGGCTCTTGAAAGAATGTCAAAAGATATGATGAAAGATATGAATGTTGATGATTCATAATCAAGAAAGAGCCGTATAAAGGTTTGAGTTTTCGTTAGTTCATCGAAGAATGAACCACGGATGTACCTTCTTTTTGAGTTCGACAGAAATAGCGTTAGCTTCTTTGAGGAATATAGCGTTGCCCCATAGATCATCCCGAAGACTTGTGAATTGATGATATTTCCACTTGCGGAAGGCCCAAGCGGCCAGTTGGAACTCTCTCTCGGTCCAGTTGCTCTCTGCGTCAAACAAGGGGTTGACTGAAATGCAAGCCATTACCAGGCAAAACAGTCAGAGAAGCCAAGCATTTCGTGGATACTGGTTCCTTCGTTAAAAGAAGCGACTGGCGTTCTGTCCACGATCAGATGATACACCATTTCATTTTGCGACAAGCGATCTTTCTAAGAAACATACCTCGAGACTGCCaacaactttttaataatggggaaaaagtaaaaatttcaGGAGCACAAAAGAAATATAGTGATGTCATACCGGTTAACTACATGCGTGCATCGCAAGTTAATTGAAAGACAAAATCGAACAATCAACGTACATTCAGAGAACATATTATTAACAATTCGTTACGTACCACCATCTGATCGTCTCACAGATCCGTACaatgataaaatttgtaatgGAATGAAACTGAAATTATATGACGGACAACGGTGTATGTCCCTTTAGTTAGACTTTTCTAAAAAAGTTTACGATATAAACTATAGGTGAGTCCATTACAAATTCAAACCTTTTAACGAAAGGAATATAACGATCTATTACATATGTGATCATTCCTCATTCGTATACAGAACTGTGAAAAATGTTTGATCAAAGATCACTGGCTTGAAATTATGATAGTTCAAGCCATAATTGTTGATCTTATACTATCTTGCTTACGTGAATTTCAATAATTGTAAAAAGTCAGAATATGCTATATCATAACTTTAAAAACCATTCAATATGTGTACTCACCGAAAATATCTTCCTCGATATTGTTAAAGTCTTCGGGGGTATAACTGCTGTACATTGACATCGTCATGCTTTGTTCCTCAACCTGTCGTTGCAGTGCGTCTATTCGAGCCTCGTAGTTCTACgtaaaaatacaagaaaccATATGTATGAATATTCACATTGAGTATCCAttagtttataaaatattagttgtacttaccTTTCTTTGCTCTTCGAACAATTGGTCCgcctcttccttctctttacGGAATTGTTCTTCCAAAGCTAATAATCTCTTCTCCATCTCAGCTTTTAGATCAATTCCTTGCTTTTCCAGCAATTCAATCTGTGCAAAGTTCCAGTCGACTGTTTCTCCATTTCCAGGAGTTTCTGCTGGAGATCCCTTCTCTCTTCGTTCACGGACTGCGCAGTCaacaaaatatcttttttcacATAATATCATTGTAGACATGTTGGGTTATAGGCGGGTCTCTCCTCATTAAATATAAGATAACGTAGATAAAGCTATATTTAGTAATAAGATAGAAATAAAGAATGTAATAAGAATAACTCTTAGAACAACTTTTTCAGTTCTGAATCTTTCAACAGTTCACACATAACTTCCATCTGCCAATCATATCGCACTCTTAAAGATTACACACGCACAATACACATTCTTGCCGTACGTagtcaaatttaaatttaatgcCCAGTCTTCCATGCTTGTACGAAGCTTATTCTTACTGGAGGCATTTAGGTATAAATGGTATCGAGTGTAAGGGGTTAAGCATAGAACAAAGTATATACACTACTTACCCTGATCAGGATGATTGAATCTGAACACATGATTCTTTCCTAAGATGACGCGAGATCCGGTCTTCAGAACGATCGGTTCAGTGACCTCACGTCCATTAACGTAAATTAAAGCTCCTTTCTTCGGAATCAGGGTAATAATACCCTCGTGATTCTCGAAGACGCAGTGCTCGCTCAGTATGTGAGGACCACATAACTGTATATCTTGCGGTATGTTAGCTTCGGCGCTACCGATACGTGTGAAGCCATCCTTGATGTAGTAAATCAAACACTCGGACATGAGCGGATCCTCATTCAGATTCACCAAGTGAGGAGTCTTTTTTGGAGAGAATACACCAACCGTGACTCCATCCTCTTTCACAGCAACCCCCATTTCGGCGAACACCGCCTCGCGTTGTAAACGAATTATCTCGGTTCGTTTCAGCTTCTCTTCCCATGTTTCGTTCAATTCTGAGAAGTAAATGACAGCAAATTTCGTATACTCctaatttttatcatttcgtttagtgttatatatatacataattgtttCCAATAGCGTTCTTTTTtaactttaaaaaaatatttatctaaccataaaatttattttcgtgTATGTagtttgttaaaaaaattaatatttcatttaccGGCTATAAGTTTTTCTGAAGCTTGCAATTGATCCACTGCTTCTTCAGCGATAGTCGATGTGGTGTGAGACGGGATTCTGGGCCGACTTTCCTTCACGTCGTCCTCGCGTTTGGTTGCTCGGACGATTTCATCCCCTGTGAGATAAATAGAATCGAATAAAGATACAGAAAGTATAAGGGGTTGAATTTAGAATGGCGAGTCTCAGCCAGGGGTATAACACGCGTCTCGGAAACATCAAAAGCCATAACTAAAGCAGTGGCGTAAGTGAAAGAGAAAATTTTTGCCAAGATCTGTCCCATGATCCGTATCACAATGAAAAATGTTCTTTAGAAAAAACAGGAAATAGAACATGTAATTTAGACATTCTCCTTCATGAATAAAAGctgttattatattatttcattgaacAGAGAACTtctttgaataataatatatattgtatataaaagaAAGTTGTTTCAAAGTTATTCACGTACATGAAAATTAACACATTAAAActtatatcttttttcttatgAAATACCAAAggattaaattttacaaaatattaaaaattcattttcttattttgaTTATCGCATATAAAGCAACGTTCTATCTTAAAAGAAATTAGGGATGAAATTCAATGTGAAATCTCTGATTATAAAATTGAGATTGCATACTTCACAAATTTttgagaataaaaaatatcttcgtGGCATACAATACTGTAAAGATGACAAATACAAACGATCCGtatatatttatgcaaatcaAGCGCAGCGCTCAATCAAATATTGCTATCCAGCTACAATATTCATTAAACTTTGGTTGAAGTCTAGTAAACGGTGCTCGTGTCACTGCGTCCGAGATGCGTTCGAGATGTTCATTGTCGAGTGCCATGCAATACCTTTAGGCTGGTTCGGGAACAAAGTGATGGATCTAAGTGGATAATAAGCGAGGCAAACAACACGTGTTTACTGGAGAGGAATTCTGACACAATGGAAAACTATAAAGCCTGAATTCATATGTGGCCGCTCGACGCGAAATGAATTGTAATTACATGTTTACATATCATTTAAGATTCTCTCGAAGACGCTAACAAGATTTTTCTAAAGAATGATATTATGATGACGATGATACATTGATCTCAATCAAATTGTTCGGCTCATAACACAATCAGTTACATTTTATATGACTATTTTTTCCTTATAACTATACTAcagatgtttatatatttaaaagtgcaaaaatatacagaatgtatataatatacaaaaatcctcatttaatttttatttctttatttgtgtttataaaaatatgaatttccatCAACATCCACAATCTACTTAGAAGTTTATCTTAGAGGAAATGCTACCTTTCTGAATTTCCGATCAATATCGAATTACTTGTAACGATTCGTTTTTATCGGTTAGTTACAACAATCTATTGTAATCCAAAAAATATGGTAATATCGTAACGAATGATTAATTGTAACAAGGATCAAGGTATCCGCTTATCCTCATATGCTGCTTACTAAAATACTGTACCGAAAAATCCATCTGAGTGACTCGATTGTACATTGGTTTAATTTAACGttggtttataaaatacacaaGAATGTTGCGTTCTATGCAACCATACGATGTGTCCTTTCTCTATTATTCATGTtcattcttatattttttttaacgagGAACGCTAAAAGCCGCTAATTATGCAGCCTACGAGAGGCAGGAACAATGATAATCATTAGGCACTGGTTATCACAGGgttgtatatatatgttaaaGGAAAAAACAGAATGCGTATCGCGAAGCATATGTAAAGAGAATTTTGTCGGAAAATCGACAAAAACACAGAGAGATAgaaatagatagatagatgaCACGCATTATGCACTTGGCCGTGAATGAAGCGGACGTTCAAAGAACAGGCGCAGAAGAGTGATCGATTGTCTGGCTTTTATAAGACTTTTCGTTGTGTGGATTGTCGGTTATTTTACTTACTagattctttcttttcata from Bombus huntii isolate Logan2020A chromosome 3, iyBomHunt1.1, whole genome shotgun sequence encodes:
- the LOC126863810 gene encoding kinesin-like protein unc-104 isoform X8, which encodes MSSVKVAVRVRPFNNREISREAQCIIEMSGNTTSILNPKAPPGSKDALKSFNYDYSYFSMDPNDANYSSQLMVYKDIGEEMLEHAFEGYNVCIFAYGQTGAGKSYTMMGKQEEGQEGIIPQICKDLFRKISRNSNECLKYSVEVSYMEIYCERVRDLLNPKNKGNLRVREHPLLGPYVEDLSKLAVMSYQDIHDLIDEGNKARTVAATNMNETSSRSHAVFTIFFTQQKQDSATGLVTEKVSKISLVDLAGSERADSTGAKGTRLKEGANINKSLTTLGKVISALAEIATKKKKKADFIPYRDSVLTWLLRENLGGNSKTAMIAAVSPADINYDETLSTLRYADRAKQIVCKAVVNEDANAKLIRELKEEIQKLRELLKQEGIDVQEGPDGKVTYEKKESRDEIVRATKREDDVKESRPRIPSHTTSTIAEEAVDQLQASEKLIAELNETWEEKLKRTEIIRLQREAVFAEMGVAVKEDGVTVGVFSPKKTPHLVNLNEDPLMSECLIYYIKDGFTRIGSAEANIPQDIQLCGPHILSEHCVFENHEGIITLIPKKGALIYVNGREVTEPIVLKTGSRVILGKNHVFRFNHPDQVRERREKGSPAETPGNGETVDWNFAQIELLEKQGIDLKAEMEKRLLALEEQFRKEKEEADQLFEEQRKNYEARIDALQRQVEEQSMTMSMYSSYTPEDFNNIEEDIFVNPLFDAESNWTEREFQLAAWAFRKWKYHQFTSLRDDLWGNAIFLKEANAISVELKKKVQFQFTLLTDTLYSPLPSDLLPVIDDEEEEERPFPRTIVAVEVQDTKNGATHYWTLDKLRQRLELMREMYHNEAELSPTSPDFNIESITGGDPFYDRFPWFRMVGRSFVYLSNLMYPVPLIHKVAIVNEKGDVKGYLRVAVQAVVEEENSEYSSGVRQSARISFEDDLFGNQKQNKRNTLLTQTLEKNRQILLHEERVVEGHNEQKEVKDEDDIGDADSGRGDSSVSSDMKEEDLPDHLQLGSEFTFRVTVLQAMGISTEYADIFCQFNFLHRHDEAFSTEPVKNTGKGCPPGFYHVQNITVTVTKSFLEYLKTQPIVFEVFGHYQQHPLHKDAKLEYVRQPPKRMLPPSIPISQPVRSPKFGSVLPSPSTSHVHAKYDVLVWFEICELAPNGEYVPSVVDHSDDLPCRGLFLLHQGIQRRIRITIVHEPASELRWKDVRELVVGRIRNTPEPEEEDNDSSVLSLGLFPGEYLEVPGDDRCMFRFEAAWDSSLHNSALLNRVTAYGEQIFMTISAYLELENCGRPAIITKDLSMIIYGRDARVGPRSLKHLFSGSYRNQEANRLSGVYELVLRRSSEAGVQRRQRRVLDTSSTYVRGEENLHGWRPRGDSLIFDHQWELEKLTRLEEVERVRHTLLLREKLGIDKVSFCNKISHDFTKSEKEVCNMMAKATNETHASPVKLKRSTSKDVYEPWEMTEREKELATKYIKLIQGRIPSKEPILLSDVSPGEDTMADMTASMISSVISSSSQESVYERASDYLEQAAGIIVWSRSKSCILRLSSPERARLQELQESILASESANQPCTIAPAPLGSSSPSKENLVLYVPEVEEIRISPVIARKGYLNVLEHKTNGWKKRWVAVRRPYVLIFREEKDPVERALINLATAQVEYSEDQLAMVKVPNTFSVVTKHRGYLLQTLGDKEVYDWLYAINPLLAGQIRSKLARKGPATNLNNASPVGLVPPIDQQSNQNK
- the LOC126863810 gene encoding kinesin-like protein unc-104 isoform X10, encoding MSSVKVAVRVRPFNNREISREAQCIIEMSGNTTSILNPKAPPGSKDALKSFNYDYSYFSMDPNDANYSSQLMVYKDIGEEMLEHAFEGYNVCIFAYGQTGAGKSYTMMGKQEEGQEGIIPQICKDLFRKISRNSNECLKYSVEVSYMEIYCERVRDLLNPKNKGNLRVREHPLLGPYVEDLSKLAVMSYQDIHDLIDEGNKARTVAATNMNETSSRSHAVFTIFFTQQKQDSATGLVTEKVSKISLVDLAGSERADSTGAKGTRLKEGANINKSLTTLGKVISALAEIATKKKKKADFIPYRDSVLTWLLRENLGGNSKTAMIAAVSPADINYDETLSTLRYADRAKQIVCKAVVNEDANAKLIRELKEEIQKLRELLKQEGIDVQEGDEIVRATKREDDVKESRPRIPSHTTSTIAEEAVDQLQASEKLIAELNETWEEKLKRTEIIRLQREAVFAEMGVAVKEDGVTVGVFSPKKTPHLVNLNEDPLMSECLIYYIKDGFTRIGSAEANIPQDIQLCGPHILSEHCVFENHEGIITLIPKKGALIYVNGREVTEPIVLKTGSRVILGKNHVFRFNHPDQVRERREKGSPAETPGNGETVDWNFAQIELLEKQGIDLKAEMEKRLLALEEQFRKEKEEADQLFEEQRKNYEARIDALQRQVEEQSMTMSMYSSYTPEDFNNIEEDIFESNWTEREFQLAAWAFRKWKYHQFTSLRDDLWGNAIFLKEANAISVELKKKVQFQFTLLTDTLYSPLPSDLLPVIDDEEEEERPFPRTIVAVEVQDTKNGATHYWTLDKLRQRLELMREMYHNEAELSPTSPDFNIESITGGDPFYDRFPWFRMVGRSFVYLSNLMYPVPLIHKVAIVNEKGDVKGYLRVAVQAVVEEENSEYSSGVRQSARISFEDDLFGNQKQNKRNTLLTQTLEKNRQILLHEERVVEGHNEQKEVKDEDDIGDADSGRGDSSVSSDMKEEDLPDHLQLGSEFTFRVTVLQAMGISTEYADIFCQFNFLHRHDEAFSTEPVKNTGKGCPPGFYHVQNITVTVTKSFLEYLKTQPIVFEVFGHYQQHPLHKDAKLEYVRQPPKRMLPPSIPISQPVRSPKFGSVLPSPSTSHVHAKYDVLVWFEICELAPNGEYVPSVVDHSDDLPCRGLFLLHQGIQRRIRITIVHEPASELRWKDVRELVVGRIRNTPEPEEEDNDSSVLSLGLFPGEYLEVPGDDRCMFRFEAAWDSSLHNSALLNRVTAYGEQIFMTISAYLELENCGRPAIITKDLSMIIYGRDARVGPRSLKHLFSGSYRNQEANRLSGVYELVLRRSSEAGSPGVQRRQRRVLDTSSTYVRGEENLHGWRPRGDSLIFDHQWELEKLTRLEEVERVRHTLLLREKLGIDKVSFCNKISHDFTKSEKEVCNMMAKATNETHASPVKLKRSTSKDVYEPWEMTEREKELATKYIKLIQGRIPSKEPILLSDVSPGEDTMADMTASMISSVISSSSQESVYERASDYLEQAAGIIVWSRSKSCILRLSSPERARLQELQESILASESANQPCTIAPAPLGSSSPSKENLVLYVPEVEEIRISPVIARKGYLNVLEHKTNGWKKRWVAVRRPYVLIFREEKDPVERALINLATAQVEYSEDQLAMVKVPNTFSVVTKHRGYLLQTLGDKEVYDWLYAINPLLAGQIRSKLARKGPATNLNNASPVGLVPPIDQQSNQNK